The Acidobacteriaceae bacterium genome includes the window TTCTTCGGGTTGTGCTTCGACAGCACCTTCGTGATCGCCGCCGTCAACGTCGTCTTGCCGTGATCAATATGACCAATCGTCCCAACGTTCACATGCGGCTTGCTGCGATCAAATTTTTCCTTCGCCATGACTACCTTCTCCTCCATCCAGCCGGAATTCCCGGCGATTCAAATCAAACCTGTGAGCTTTTTCTATGCCTCAGTAATAGGCGTAGAG containing:
- a CDS encoding GTP-binding protein; its protein translation is MAKEKFDRSKPHVNVGTIGHIDHGKTTLTAAITKVLSKHNPK